In Nocardia asteroides, the following proteins share a genomic window:
- a CDS encoding phosphotransferase enzyme family protein, translated as MTGHHVFGMGDAPAAAPTWPPPTETEIAAAVAATRGGPELVGIEWRSARPLSATVGARLSDGAMVVVKRVPSRLRDLAALAEEHRFMTYLRDRGVPIPEVRAVSGEPAGRAGFVYEVQRAGVGVDRYRSDFSWSPYRDTADAAAAGAMLAQLHVAAAGFDAPARPARPLVASLHGSGPWQVVEWHRARRPAVARFLDDRDWRADLPDPRVDLSGVDPLWTHGDWHPTNLLWTGNTVTSVFDFGLADRTTAVFDLATAVERAVVDWVSLRDGGPAHVRADQVRALVEGYRAVRPLPAAEQRALAEILPVVHLGYELSEIDYFLTVSGEPRNAEIAYQDWLLGHLTWFHTADGRAVLDLVRDAARD; from the coding sequence GTGACCGGGCACCACGTGTTCGGGATGGGTGACGCCCCGGCGGCGGCGCCGACCTGGCCGCCGCCGACCGAGACCGAGATCGCCGCGGCCGTCGCGGCGACCCGGGGCGGTCCCGAGCTGGTCGGCATCGAATGGCGCAGCGCGCGGCCACTGTCCGCCACCGTGGGAGCGCGGCTGAGCGATGGGGCCATGGTCGTCGTGAAGCGCGTCCCGAGTCGACTGCGTGACCTGGCGGCGCTCGCCGAGGAGCACCGGTTCATGACCTACCTGCGCGACCGGGGCGTACCCATCCCCGAGGTACGCGCGGTGAGTGGCGAGCCGGCCGGTCGCGCCGGATTCGTCTACGAGGTCCAGCGGGCCGGCGTGGGGGTGGATCGGTATCGCAGCGACTTCTCCTGGTCGCCGTATCGCGACACCGCCGATGCCGCGGCGGCGGGCGCCATGCTGGCCCAACTCCATGTGGCCGCAGCGGGTTTCGATGCTCCCGCGCGCCCGGCCCGGCCGCTGGTGGCGAGCCTGCACGGCAGCGGTCCCTGGCAGGTCGTCGAATGGCATCGAGCGCGCAGGCCCGCCGTCGCACGGTTCCTGGACGACCGCGACTGGCGTGCCGACCTCCCCGACCCGCGCGTCGATCTGTCCGGGGTGGACCCGCTGTGGACCCATGGCGACTGGCATCCGACCAACCTGCTGTGGACGGGGAACACGGTCACCTCGGTATTCGATTTCGGTCTCGCCGACCGCACCACCGCTGTCTTCGACCTCGCCACCGCCGTCGAACGCGCTGTGGTGGACTGGGTTTCGCTGCGTGACGGCGGCCCGGCGCACGTCCGCGCCGACCAGGTGCGCGCGCTCGTCGAGGGGTATCGCGCGGTCCGTCCGCTGCCTGCGGCCGAACAGCGAGCACTCGCGGAGATCCTCCCGGTGGTGCACCTCGGCTACGAACTGTCCGAGATCGACTACTTCCTGACCGTGTCCGGCGAACCACGCAACGCCGAGATCGCCTACCAGGATTGGCTTCTCGGCCATCTGACCTGGTTCCACACCGCGGACGGGCGCGCGGTCCTCGACCTCGTGCGCGACGCGGCACGCGACTAG
- a CDS encoding PadR family transcriptional regulator: protein MALEHALLVSLSERAGSGYELARRFDKSIGYFWSATHQQIYRVLKRMEDSGWVTVESVAQQGKPDKKVYSVAAAGQTELARWIAEPTEYSPSHDELGVKIRGAAHGDIDAVLGEVARHRAQHAQRLDEYRLSEKKFFPAPDQLSGAALHQYLVLRAGIRAESGYVEWCDEVLQALRPRKGDDLP from the coding sequence ATGGCACTGGAGCACGCGCTGCTGGTCTCGCTCAGCGAACGGGCCGGCTCGGGCTATGAACTCGCTCGCCGGTTCGACAAGTCGATCGGCTACTTCTGGAGTGCCACCCACCAGCAGATCTACCGGGTACTCAAGCGTATGGAGGATTCCGGCTGGGTGACCGTGGAATCGGTCGCGCAGCAGGGAAAACCCGACAAGAAGGTGTACTCGGTGGCCGCGGCCGGACAGACCGAGCTGGCCCGCTGGATCGCCGAACCCACCGAGTACAGCCCGTCCCACGACGAACTCGGCGTGAAGATCCGCGGTGCGGCGCACGGCGACATCGACGCCGTGCTCGGCGAGGTGGCCCGTCACCGCGCCCAGCACGCGCAGCGGCTCGACGAGTACCGCCTCAGCGAAAAGAAATTCTTCCCGGCGCCGGACCAGCTCTCCGGCGCCGCCCTGCACCAGTATCTGGTGCTGCGCGCGGGCATCCGCGCGGAGTCCGGCTACGTCGAATGGTGCGACGAAGTACTGCAGGCCCTGCGACCGCGAAAAGGTGACGACCTTCCATGA
- the orn gene encoding oligoribonuclease encodes MSDKLLVWMDCEMTGLRLDSDKLIEIAALVTDSDLNILGDGVDIVIHADDASLACMPPVVAEMHAKSGLTEEVRRSTVTLEQAQAEVLAYIRQYAPTARTVPLCGNSIATDRGFIARDMPELDEHLHYRMVDVSSIKELCRRWYPRIYFGQPEKGLAHRALADIKESIRELEYYRRTAFVPLPGPSTTEIATAAEAVTEAVDVTGSSPRPAD; translated from the coding sequence GTGTCCGACAAACTCTTGGTCTGGATGGATTGCGAGATGACGGGGCTCCGTCTCGACAGCGACAAGCTGATCGAGATCGCCGCGCTCGTGACCGACAGCGACCTGAACATCCTCGGTGACGGTGTCGACATCGTCATCCACGCCGACGACGCCTCGCTGGCCTGCATGCCACCGGTCGTCGCCGAGATGCACGCCAAATCCGGTCTCACCGAAGAGGTTCGGCGCTCCACGGTGACGCTGGAGCAGGCCCAGGCCGAGGTCCTCGCCTACATCCGCCAGTACGCGCCCACCGCGCGCACGGTGCCGCTGTGCGGCAACTCGATCGCCACCGACCGCGGTTTCATCGCCCGGGACATGCCCGAGCTCGACGAGCACCTGCACTACCGGATGGTCGATGTGAGCTCGATCAAGGAACTGTGCCGCCGCTGGTATCCGCGCATCTACTTCGGCCAGCCGGAGAAGGGCCTGGCGCACCGCGCGCTGGCCGACATCAAAGAGTCCATCCGCGAGCTCGAGTACTACCGCCGCACCGCGTTCGTGCCGCTGCCCGGCCCGTCCACCACGGAGATCGCGACCGCCGCCGAAGCCGTCACCGAGGCCGTGGATGTCACCGGATCAAGCCCCCGACCAGCCGATTA
- the cmrA gene encoding mycolate reductase (Catalyzes the final step in mycolic acid biosynthesis.) produces MSLPSPTADNRAVVTGASSGIGTALAAELAGRGYSLILVARRGEVLTELAQRLTLAHGITAEVRAVDLADRTQRASLVDELAVRDIAVLCNNAGIATFGPVAELDFAYERAQMELNATAVHDLTLAVLPGMIERKAGGILISGSAAGNMPIPNNATYAASKAFANTFSESLRGELKGTGVHVTLLAPGPVRTETPAPEDESIVDKMVPDFLWVSSEYTAKVSIDALARNKMRIVPGLISKGMSVAGNYGPRAVTAPIAGAFYKKLGG; encoded by the coding sequence GTGAGCTTGCCCTCCCCCACCGCAGACAATCGTGCCGTCGTCACCGGCGCCTCCTCCGGCATCGGCACCGCGCTGGCCGCCGAGCTGGCCGGACGCGGCTATTCGCTGATCCTGGTCGCCCGGCGCGGTGAGGTGCTGACCGAGCTGGCCCAGCGGCTGACGCTGGCCCACGGCATCACCGCCGAGGTGCGCGCGGTCGACCTCGCCGACCGGACGCAGCGGGCCAGCCTGGTCGACGAACTCGCGGTCCGCGACATCGCGGTGCTGTGCAACAACGCGGGCATCGCCACCTTCGGCCCGGTCGCCGAGCTGGACTTCGCCTACGAGCGGGCGCAGATGGAACTCAACGCCACCGCGGTGCACGATCTGACCCTGGCCGTGCTGCCCGGCATGATCGAGCGGAAGGCGGGCGGCATCCTGATCAGCGGCTCGGCCGCGGGCAACATGCCGATCCCGAACAACGCCACCTACGCCGCGTCCAAGGCGTTCGCCAACACCTTCTCCGAGTCGCTGCGCGGCGAGCTCAAGGGCACCGGCGTCCACGTCACCCTGCTCGCGCCCGGCCCGGTGCGCACCGAGACGCCCGCGCCCGAGGACGAGTCGATCGTCGACAAGATGGTGCCCGACTTCCTGTGGGTCTCCTCGGAGTACACGGCCAAGGTCTCCATCGACGCCCTGGCCCGCAACAAGATGCGGATCGTGCCCGGCCTGATCTCCAAGGGCATGAGCGTGGCGGGCAACTACGGCCCGCGCGCGGTGACCGCCCCGATCGCCGGCGCGTTCTACAAGAAGCTGGGCGGTTGA
- a CDS encoding diaminopimelate decarboxylase family protein — MTLLDIFPSLRATTVPRLDPALWPADTHYDGDGRITLGGVALADLADQYGTPVHVVDEAEVRARCRAYRKYFPDAEIVYAGTALMIGALARWVTEEGLSVQAGSGGELSVALAAGVEPRRVVLHGPGKTCDELRTAVEHGVGRIVVGSLTEISLLAALATRPQQVLLRVDPAIEVPGGPRFGFPLRGTSLATAVARIAGQPNLRLVGLHCHLGAQISNPDLYGEAIRRLIGEMAWIDAEYGLLLSHLDIGGGHAVAVRGGDAELNLPEFADIVEDALDAGCARHRFPRPVLVLEPGRGIVARAGVSLHRVLAVTETADGGTTVLVDGAGACPARGSAVLVNRHPTGARLTASILGSHGGSGIPLAADVRLPADLRPGEVLALPCAGAYHPGLVSTYRGVGRPPVVAVAAGRCTPLLRRETTADLLRRETAV, encoded by the coding sequence GTGACGTTGCTCGACATCTTCCCGTCGTTGCGCGCGACCACCGTGCCGCGGCTCGATCCCGCGCTCTGGCCCGCCGACACCCACTACGACGGGGACGGCCGGATCACCCTCGGCGGGGTCGCGCTCGCCGATCTCGCCGACCAGTACGGGACCCCGGTCCATGTCGTCGACGAGGCCGAGGTCAGGGCCCGCTGCCGGGCCTATCGCAAGTACTTTCCCGACGCCGAGATCGTCTACGCGGGCACCGCGCTGATGATCGGCGCGCTCGCGCGCTGGGTCACCGAGGAGGGCCTGTCGGTGCAGGCGGGCTCCGGTGGGGAGCTGTCGGTGGCGCTCGCCGCGGGCGTCGAGCCGCGTCGCGTCGTCCTGCACGGGCCCGGCAAGACCTGTGACGAGCTGCGGACCGCCGTCGAGCACGGTGTCGGCCGGATCGTGGTGGGCTCGCTCACCGAGATCTCCCTGCTGGCGGCCCTGGCGACCCGGCCGCAACAGGTGCTGCTGCGGGTGGACCCCGCGATCGAGGTGCCGGGTGGGCCGCGCTTCGGTTTTCCGCTGCGCGGCACGTCACTGGCGACGGCCGTCGCCCGCATCGCCGGTCAGCCGAACCTGCGGCTGGTCGGCCTGCACTGCCACCTCGGCGCGCAGATCAGCAATCCCGATCTCTACGGCGAGGCGATCCGCAGGCTGATCGGCGAGATGGCGTGGATCGACGCCGAATACGGCCTGCTGCTGAGCCACCTCGACATCGGCGGCGGGCACGCGGTGGCCGTGCGCGGCGGGGACGCCGAACTGAACCTGCCGGAATTCGCCGACATCGTCGAGGACGCGCTCGACGCCGGGTGCGCGCGGCACCGGTTTCCGCGTCCGGTGCTGGTGCTGGAACCGGGACGCGGCATCGTCGCCAGGGCGGGCGTGAGTCTGCACCGGGTGCTTGCCGTCACCGAGACCGCCGACGGCGGCACCACCGTGCTCGTCGACGGTGCCGGCGCCTGCCCGGCCCGTGGGAGCGCGGTGCTGGTCAACCGGCATCCCACCGGCGCCCGGCTGACCGCGTCGATCCTCGGCAGTCACGGCGGATCCGGGATCCCGCTCGCCGCCGACGTGCGGCTGCCCGCCGATCTGCGCCCGGGTGAGGTGCTCGCGCTGCCCTGCGCGGGCGCCTATCATCCCGGCCTGGTCTCGACCTACCGCGGCGTGGGCAGGCCGCCGGTGGTCGCCGTCGCCGCGGGCCGCTGCACCCCGCTGCTGCGCCGCGAGACGACCGCCGATCTGCTGCGCCGCGAAACAGCCGTCTGA
- a CDS encoding helicase HerA-like domain-containing protein yields the protein MTTPQEKAAAARKAAEDAARVAAEAAAAAEAAEKEAAAANAEPAQPPAAVGAAAEIGAGYAFDGPALELGTVMVDGVADPAARVRIPLKMMNRHGLVAGATGTGKTKTLQGIAEHLSRAGVPVVMADIKGDLSGLSEPGADNDKIRARAAETGAGDWAPSAFPTEFVSLGTGGIGVPIRATISSFGPILLSKVLGLNDTQESTLGLIFHWADQRGLALLDLKDLRAVITHLTSPEGKEDLKGIGGVSAQTAGVILRSLVNLEAEGGDTFFGEPELDPADLLRTAGGQGVITLFELGQQAARPVLFSTFLMWVLADLFQTLPEVGDVDKPKLVFIFDEAHLLFAEASKAFLQQVEQTVKLIRSKGVGVFFCTQLPTDIPNPVLSQLGARVQHALRAFTPDDQKALSKTVRTYPKSSVYDLEAALTSLGTGEAIVTVLSEKGAPTPVAWTKIAPPRSLMDTVGDDAIKSKALSSPLQGRYGQSVDRESAYEMLLASVAAAEPEPEAPTAPGRSAAPQEEDSAAERIMNNPAVKSFLRSAASAAGREISRSLFGTRRRR from the coding sequence ATGACCACCCCCCAGGAGAAGGCGGCAGCGGCCCGCAAGGCGGCCGAGGACGCGGCGCGGGTCGCCGCGGAGGCCGCGGCGGCGGCGGAGGCCGCCGAGAAGGAAGCCGCGGCGGCGAATGCCGAACCGGCGCAGCCGCCCGCGGCCGTCGGTGCGGCGGCCGAGATCGGGGCGGGGTACGCGTTCGACGGCCCGGCCCTGGAGCTCGGCACGGTGATGGTCGACGGGGTGGCCGATCCCGCCGCGCGCGTGCGCATTCCGCTGAAGATGATGAACCGGCACGGCCTGGTCGCCGGCGCCACCGGTACCGGCAAGACCAAGACCCTGCAGGGCATCGCCGAACACCTGTCCCGGGCCGGTGTGCCGGTGGTGATGGCCGACATCAAGGGCGACCTGTCGGGCCTGAGCGAACCCGGCGCGGACAACGACAAGATCCGGGCACGGGCCGCCGAGACCGGTGCGGGCGACTGGGCGCCCAGCGCCTTTCCCACCGAGTTCGTCTCGCTCGGCACCGGCGGCATCGGGGTGCCGATCCGGGCGACCATCTCCTCGTTCGGCCCGATCCTGCTCAGCAAGGTGCTCGGCCTCAACGACACCCAGGAGTCCACGCTCGGCCTGATCTTCCACTGGGCCGATCAGCGCGGACTGGCGCTGCTGGATCTGAAGGATCTGCGCGCGGTGATCACCCACCTCACCAGCCCCGAGGGCAAGGAGGACCTCAAGGGCATCGGCGGGGTGTCGGCCCAGACGGCGGGGGTGATCCTGCGCTCGCTGGTGAATCTGGAGGCCGAGGGCGGCGACACCTTCTTCGGCGAACCCGAACTCGACCCGGCCGACCTGCTGCGCACCGCGGGCGGGCAGGGCGTGATCACGCTGTTCGAACTCGGCCAGCAGGCGGCGCGGCCGGTGCTGTTCTCCACCTTCCTCATGTGGGTGCTCGCCGACCTGTTCCAGACGTTGCCGGAGGTCGGCGATGTGGACAAGCCCAAGCTGGTCTTCATCTTCGACGAGGCGCACCTGCTGTTCGCCGAGGCGTCCAAGGCGTTCCTGCAGCAGGTCGAGCAGACCGTGAAACTGATCCGCTCCAAGGGCGTCGGGGTGTTCTTCTGCACGCAGCTGCCCACCGACATCCCGAATCCGGTGCTGTCACAGCTCGGCGCGCGCGTGCAGCACGCGCTGCGCGCCTTCACCCCCGACGATCAGAAGGCGCTGTCGAAGACGGTGCGGACCTACCCCAAGTCGTCGGTGTACGACCTGGAGGCGGCGCTCACCTCACTGGGCACCGGTGAGGCGATCGTCACGGTGCTCTCGGAGAAGGGCGCGCCGACGCCGGTGGCCTGGACCAAGATCGCGCCGCCGCGCTCGCTGATGGACACCGTCGGCGACGACGCGATCAAGTCCAAGGCGCTGTCGAGTCCGCTGCAGGGCAGGTACGGGCAGAGCGTGGACCGGGAGTCGGCCTACGAGATGCTGCTGGCCAGCGTCGCCGCGGCCGAACCCGAGCCCGAGGCGCCCACGGCGCCGGGGCGCTCGGCCGCGCCGCAGGAGGAGGACTCGGCCGCCGAGCGGATCATGAACAATCCGGCGGTCAAGAGCTTCCTGCGGTCGGCGGCCAGCGCCGCGGGCCGCGAGATCAGCCGCAGTCTCTTCGGTACCCGGCGTCGGCGGTAG
- a CDS encoding NADPH-dependent 2,4-dienoyl-CoA reductase produces MTAYPHLFEPLDLGHTTLRNRVVMGSMHTGLEDRAWDTNKLAAYFAERARGGVGLIITGGYAPNRTGWLAPFGGKLTTKSEAYRHRTITKAVHAEGGKIAIQILHAGRYSYMPTSVSASAVKSAINPFKPRALSAKGIENTIDDYARCAELAKFAGYDGCEIMGGEGYFINQFLAPRVNKRTDKWGGTPENRRRLPVEIAKRIRAAVGPDFIIVFRLSMAELVEKGQTFDEIIALAQELEAAGVDILNTDIGWHEARVPTIVTSVPRAAFVEFTAKVARRVNIPVCASNRINMPEIAEEILTRGDAALISLARPLLADAEWANKAMGDRADEINTCIACNQACLDHAFGNKKVSCLVNPRAGSETTLQLLPTRRAKRFAVVGAGPAGLSAAVNLAERGHHVDLFEADDKIGGQFDIARRIPGKEEFDESIRYFRRKIELTGVTLHLEKRVTADELIAGKYDSVVLATGVRPRIPNIPGIDHPMVLSYAELVKEEKPVGKKVAVIGAGGIGYDVSEYLTVEGHPTLKLDEWKEEWGVDADDEQVRGQLKQPKPSPAARDVVLLQRKSTPFGKDLGKTSGWVHRAALKAKGVEQVGGVNYERIDDAGLHISFGDKRENPRVIAVDNVIVCAGQESVRELEEPLRAAGVDLHLIGGADVAAELDAKRAIAQGTRLAARL; encoded by the coding sequence ATGACTGCCTATCCCCACCTGTTCGAGCCACTCGACCTCGGCCACACCACCCTGCGCAACCGGGTGGTCATGGGGTCCATGCACACCGGTCTCGAGGACCGTGCCTGGGACACCAACAAGCTCGCCGCCTACTTCGCCGAGCGCGCCCGCGGCGGCGTCGGCCTGATCATCACCGGCGGCTACGCGCCCAACCGCACCGGCTGGCTGGCGCCCTTCGGCGGCAAGCTGACCACCAAGTCCGAGGCCTACCGGCACCGCACGATCACCAAGGCGGTGCACGCCGAGGGCGGCAAGATCGCCATCCAGATCCTGCACGCGGGCCGCTACTCCTACATGCCGACCAGCGTGTCCGCCTCGGCGGTGAAGTCCGCGATCAACCCGTTCAAGCCGCGCGCGCTCTCGGCCAAGGGCATCGAGAACACCATCGACGACTACGCCCGCTGCGCCGAGCTGGCCAAGTTCGCCGGCTACGACGGCTGCGAGATCATGGGCGGTGAGGGCTATTTCATCAACCAGTTCCTCGCACCGCGGGTGAACAAGCGCACCGACAAGTGGGGCGGCACCCCGGAGAACCGGCGCAGGCTGCCGGTGGAGATCGCCAAGCGCATCCGGGCCGCCGTGGGTCCCGACTTCATCATCGTGTTCCGGCTGTCCATGGCCGAGCTGGTGGAGAAGGGCCAGACCTTCGACGAGATCATCGCGCTGGCCCAGGAACTGGAAGCCGCCGGCGTCGACATCCTCAACACCGATATCGGCTGGCACGAGGCGCGGGTGCCCACCATCGTCACCTCGGTGCCGCGCGCGGCGTTCGTGGAGTTCACCGCGAAGGTCGCGCGCCGGGTGAACATCCCGGTGTGCGCCTCGAACCGGATCAACATGCCCGAGATCGCCGAGGAGATCCTCACCCGGGGCGACGCGGCGCTGATCTCGCTGGCCCGCCCGCTGCTGGCCGACGCCGAATGGGCCAACAAGGCGATGGGCGACCGCGCCGACGAGATCAACACCTGCATCGCCTGCAACCAGGCCTGCCTCGACCACGCCTTCGGCAACAAGAAGGTGTCGTGCCTGGTCAACCCGCGCGCGGGCAGCGAGACCACGCTGCAGCTGCTGCCGACCCGCCGGGCCAAGCGGTTCGCGGTGGTCGGCGCCGGACCGGCTGGGCTGTCGGCGGCGGTCAACCTCGCCGAGCGCGGTCACCACGTGGACCTGTTCGAGGCCGACGACAAGATCGGCGGCCAGTTCGACATCGCCCGCCGCATCCCCGGCAAGGAGGAGTTCGACGAGTCGATCCGCTACTTCCGGCGCAAGATCGAGCTCACCGGCGTCACCCTGCACCTGGAGAAGCGGGTCACCGCCGACGAGCTCATCGCGGGTAAGTACGACTCGGTGGTATTGGCGACCGGTGTGCGCCCGCGCATCCCGAACATCCCCGGCATCGACCACCCGATGGTGCTGTCCTACGCCGAACTGGTGAAGGAGGAGAAGCCGGTCGGCAAGAAGGTCGCGGTGATCGGCGCCGGCGGCATCGGCTACGACGTGAGCGAATACCTCACGGTGGAGGGCCATCCCACGCTCAAGCTCGACGAGTGGAAGGAGGAGTGGGGTGTCGACGCCGACGACGAGCAGGTGCGCGGTCAGCTCAAGCAGCCCAAGCCCTCCCCCGCCGCCCGCGACGTGGTGCTGCTGCAGCGCAAGTCGACCCCGTTCGGCAAGGACCTGGGCAAGACCTCGGGCTGGGTGCATCGCGCCGCGCTCAAGGCCAAGGGCGTCGAGCAGGTCGGCGGCGTGAACTACGAGCGCATCGACGACGCGGGCCTGCACATCAGCTTCGGTGACAAGCGCGAGAACCCGCGGGTGATCGCCGTCGACAACGTGATCGTCTGCGCCGGACAGGAATCCGTGCGCGAGCTGGAGGAGCCGTTGCGCGCCGCGGGCGTCGACCTGCACCTCATCGGCGGCGCCGACGTGGCCGCCGAGCTCGACGCCAAGCGGGCCATCGCCCAGGGCACCCGCCTGGCGGCGCGCCTGTAG
- a CDS encoding TetR family transcriptional regulator: protein MVNGCMLTDVTEQAGTRNERKAHTRAALLEGTLTLAADRGFAALSLREIARSAGIVPTAFYRHFASLDDLGATLVDEGVTALRLALREVRRKPDAHLADTVRFVFEQVGAKRALFGFLIRERHGGPAPLRQAIAMEMQLIVREIVADLSRLRALDTWSTTELEIAADLLVTTVTDGIAAYVAASPREESAVVERTVMQMRLIALGIGGWVPKSAD, encoded by the coding sequence ATGGTGAACGGATGTATGCTCACCGATGTGACTGAGCAGGCAGGAACCCGCAACGAGCGCAAGGCGCACACCCGTGCGGCCCTCCTCGAAGGCACCCTGACGCTGGCCGCAGACCGCGGATTCGCGGCGCTGAGCCTGCGGGAGATCGCTCGCTCGGCCGGCATCGTACCGACCGCCTTCTACCGCCATTTCGCCTCGCTGGACGATCTGGGCGCCACCCTCGTCGACGAGGGCGTCACCGCGCTGCGGCTGGCGTTGCGCGAGGTCAGGCGCAAGCCCGACGCGCATCTGGCCGACACCGTGCGGTTCGTCTTCGAGCAGGTGGGGGCCAAGCGCGCGCTGTTCGGCTTCCTCATCCGCGAACGCCACGGCGGCCCGGCGCCGCTGCGCCAGGCGATCGCGATGGAGATGCAGCTGATCGTGCGCGAGATCGTGGCCGACCTGTCCCGGTTGCGCGCGCTGGACACGTGGAGCACCACCGAGCTCGAGATCGCGGCCGATCTACTCGTCACGACGGTCACCGACGGCATCGCCGCCTATGTCGCCGCCTCGCCGCGCGAGGAGTCGGCGGTGGTGGAGCGCACCGTCATGCAGATGCGCCTGATCGCCCTCGGCATCGGCGGCTGGGTGCCCAAAAGCGCTGACTGA
- a CDS encoding MFS transporter — MTEVNASDTVGEAAGRGQVVAWGLWDWGSSAFQAVTLTFVFSVYLTDKVGDDLPGSTSASAWLGWALAGAGLVVALTAPVCGQYFDAVGSRKRALATLTGLTVGAMALMFFVHDDYHDLWLGLGLLAFAAAVFELAGVPYNAMLRQVSTPPTVGRVSGFGWAMGYFGGIVLLLICYVGFLAGDGDARGVLGMPTDQGLNVRLAIVAAAVWFTVFALPVLFAVPEMPRTAADSGAARAGFLGSYRVLWRDVRDLWAQDRHTVWFLLASAVFRDGLAGVFTFGAVLAVQVYGFADADVLLFGIAANVVAGAAAIAAGRVDDRIGPKRVIVASLAGMLVCGLVLLVVSGTLMFWIFGLALTVFVGPAQASARSFLARLAPPGREGQLFGLYTTTGRAVSFLAPALFGLFVWGFGTDRAGIAGLLVVLAAGLLVLLPVRAPAPLAVVK; from the coding sequence ATGACCGAGGTGAACGCGTCCGACACCGTCGGCGAGGCGGCCGGGCGCGGACAGGTAGTGGCCTGGGGGCTGTGGGACTGGGGGTCGTCGGCGTTCCAGGCCGTCACGCTGACCTTCGTGTTCTCGGTGTATCTCACCGACAAGGTGGGCGACGATCTGCCCGGCTCGACCTCGGCGAGCGCCTGGCTCGGCTGGGCGCTGGCCGGCGCGGGCCTGGTGGTCGCGCTCACCGCGCCGGTTTGCGGGCAATACTTCGACGCCGTGGGCTCACGCAAGCGGGCGCTGGCGACCCTGACCGGCCTCACCGTCGGCGCGATGGCGCTGATGTTCTTCGTCCACGACGACTATCACGACCTGTGGTTGGGCCTGGGCCTGCTGGCTTTCGCCGCGGCGGTGTTCGAGCTGGCCGGGGTGCCCTACAACGCGATGCTGCGCCAGGTCTCCACCCCGCCGACGGTGGGCCGGGTCTCCGGATTCGGCTGGGCGATGGGCTATTTCGGCGGCATCGTGCTCCTGCTCATCTGCTACGTGGGGTTCCTCGCCGGCGACGGCGACGCGCGCGGCGTGCTCGGCATGCCCACCGATCAGGGCCTGAATGTGCGGCTGGCCATCGTGGCCGCGGCGGTCTGGTTCACCGTGTTCGCGCTGCCGGTGCTGTTCGCCGTACCCGAGATGCCGCGCACGGCGGCCGACTCCGGCGCGGCGCGCGCGGGGTTCCTCGGCTCCTACCGGGTGCTGTGGCGCGACGTGCGGGACCTGTGGGCGCAGGACCGGCACACCGTCTGGTTCCTGCTCGCCAGCGCGGTCTTCCGTGACGGGCTGGCCGGGGTGTTCACCTTCGGCGCGGTGCTGGCCGTGCAGGTGTACGGATTCGCCGACGCCGACGTGCTGCTGTTCGGCATCGCGGCCAATGTGGTGGCCGGTGCGGCGGCCATCGCGGCGGGCCGGGTCGACGACCGGATCGGTCCCAAGCGGGTGATCGTGGCCTCGCTGGCCGGGATGCTGGTGTGCGGGCTGGTGCTGCTGGTGGTGTCGGGCACGCTGATGTTCTGGATCTTCGGCCTCGCGCTGACGGTGTTCGTCGGACCCGCGCAGGCCTCGGCCCGTTCGTTCCTGGCGCGGCTGGCGCCGCCCGGCCGCGAGGGTCAGCTGTTCGGGCTCTACACCACCACCGGGCGGGCGGTGTCGTTCCTCGCGCCCGCCCTGTTCGGCCTGTTCGTCTGGGGTTTCGGCACCGACCGCGCCGGGATCGCCGGATTGCTGGTGGTGCTGGCCGCCGGATTGCTGGTGCTGCTGCCGGTGCGCGCGCCCGCGCCGCTCGCGGTGGTGAAATAG